One part of the Salinivirga cyanobacteriivorans genome encodes these proteins:
- a CDS encoding MFS transporter — MGLLKRKRKRIFTIALSHYIHDVYSAFFAPVLPLLIEKLGLSYTSVGILQVLQRSPSFLMPFIGILAERVALRYFVIWSPAISAITMSMLGVVPNIWLLVLILVIMGSSSALYHVPAPVMLKQITTYRIGFATSMYMVAGELARTSGPMIILGTISLVSFGKTWILMFIGIAASVFLHYELRKIMVSHKVKKAPGINELMGTFKKYSGLFSILFFIIMLRAMVKTSLTTFLTIYLTENGRTLLLAGIGLTIVQAAGAAGTLLSGTLSDFIGRKKIIIITTILTPLFMYGFITNTGWLQTVFLIFTGFVVFASGPVIMALILNVSKSNHAFLNSLNMTINFAGGSLAALFIGTVSDFTGINNIFFYASLLAALAIPFTFFLPKDNK; from the coding sequence ATGGGATTGCTTAAACGAAAAAGAAAAAGGATATTTACCATTGCATTATCTCATTATATACATGATGTTTATTCGGCCTTTTTCGCCCCGGTTTTACCCCTGTTGATTGAAAAATTAGGTCTTTCCTACACAAGTGTGGGTATATTGCAGGTATTGCAGAGAAGCCCTTCATTCCTGATGCCTTTCATAGGAATTTTGGCAGAGCGAGTTGCACTAAGGTATTTTGTAATATGGAGTCCTGCCATTTCAGCCATAACTATGAGCATGTTAGGTGTAGTTCCAAATATTTGGTTGCTTGTATTGATATTAGTAATCATGGGGAGCAGTTCTGCACTCTATCATGTTCCGGCTCCGGTTATGCTCAAACAAATCACAACGTATCGAATTGGTTTTGCTACAAGCATGTACATGGTTGCAGGAGAACTGGCCCGCACCAGTGGCCCCATGATTATACTCGGCACCATCAGCTTAGTCAGTTTTGGGAAAACCTGGATATTGATGTTTATAGGTATAGCAGCTTCAGTATTTCTGCATTATGAACTCCGTAAAATAATGGTCTCTCATAAAGTAAAAAAAGCTCCGGGCATCAATGAACTAATGGGAACATTTAAAAAGTATTCGGGCTTGTTTAGTATTCTATTCTTCATTATCATGTTGCGTGCTATGGTAAAAACCTCCCTTACAACCTTTTTAACTATTTACCTTACAGAAAATGGCCGCACTCTACTCCTTGCCGGCATAGGTCTTACCATAGTGCAGGCAGCCGGGGCTGCAGGAACTTTATTATCAGGAACCCTCTCCGACTTCATTGGGCGAAAAAAAATAATCATCATTACAACCATACTCACACCTTTATTCATGTATGGTTTCATTACAAATACCGGCTGGCTACAAACTGTTTTTCTTATATTTACTGGTTTTGTTGTTTTTGCCTCCGGCCCGGTAATTATGGCATTGATTCTAAATGTTAGCAAATCAAATCATGCATTTTTGAATAGTTTAAACATGACCATTAACTTTGCCGGTGGCTCGCTGGCAGCTTTGTTTATTGGCACAGTTTCTGATTTTACCGGTATCAATAATATTTTTTTCTATGCCTCTTTATTGGCAGCATTGGCAATACCTTTTACATTCTTTTTACCTAAAGACAACAAATAA
- a CDS encoding C-GCAxxG-C-C family protein, with product MTKTELAKKYFYEGYGCAQSVLLAFDSKTRLDPVSAINIAAPFNGGIGVANSLCGAVSGGLMVIGIIVGENHKNIAQKNTVIRIKSDEFLQKFKNVEETCSCEEILKKAEIRKENNHKACGNAVKNAVQILDQILN from the coding sequence ATGACAAAAACTGAATTGGCAAAAAAATACTTTTATGAAGGCTACGGTTGTGCCCAATCTGTATTGCTCGCTTTTGATTCGAAAACCCGGCTTGATCCTGTTTCTGCAATTAACATTGCTGCACCATTTAACGGAGGAATTGGTGTGGCAAATTCATTATGCGGCGCAGTAAGCGGAGGACTTATGGTTATTGGAATTATTGTAGGAGAAAACCACAAAAACATAGCCCAAAAAAACACTGTAATAAGGATAAAAAGTGATGAGTTTCTTCAAAAATTTAAAAATGTCGAAGAAACATGTAGTTGCGAGGAAATTTTAAAAAAGGCTGAAATCCGAAAAGAAAATAACCATAAAGCTTGTGGAAATGCGGTGAAAAATGCGGTGCAAATTTTAGATCAAATTTTGAACTAA
- a CDS encoding ATP-dependent DNA helicase has protein sequence MIERQLSSLIIKELGFEPTNDQLQASSVTSTFLVDYDKNDLRERVLMIRGYAGTGKTSLIGALVRVLDKYKKRSVLLAPTGRAAKVFSFYAKKQASTIHKKIYRQQSGKEFNSPFSVDRNLHKHTIFIVDEASMIGDQANSENMFGSGNLLADLLRYVYSGEACQLILVGDVAQLPPVGLTLSPALRETVISEFGKDVRVCTLREVIRQTRESGILLNATRIRTQLAEKKYEIPRFKIDGLPDIERLSGNDFVEVLQDAYQKKGLHNVAVVTRSNKQANMYNQGIRNQVLWYESELTPDDRLMVVKNNYYWARDFDNTDFIANGDFIKIIAIKKYEEKYGFRFADVTIMPEDYTDTEIDVKIILDALISEAPNLNGQQNKDLFYSIEGEYSQIKSKKKRFEAIREDPYYNALQVKYAYAFTCHKSQGGQWDTVFVDPGYFTEDMLGVDYLRWLYTAFTRAQNKLYLVNFKNEFFDEA, from the coding sequence ATGATCGAACGTCAACTTTCTTCCCTTATAATCAAAGAACTAGGTTTTGAACCAACCAATGATCAACTACAGGCTTCTAGTGTAACCTCTACATTTTTAGTTGATTATGATAAGAATGACCTCCGGGAGCGTGTGTTGATGATAAGGGGGTATGCCGGAACAGGTAAAACTTCTTTGATTGGCGCATTGGTGCGCGTTTTGGATAAATATAAGAAGCGTTCTGTATTGCTGGCACCTACTGGTCGTGCTGCCAAGGTTTTTTCTTTTTATGCTAAAAAACAGGCCTCGACTATTCATAAAAAAATTTACAGGCAACAATCAGGTAAAGAATTTAATTCACCTTTTTCGGTAGATCGCAATTTGCATAAGCATACCATTTTCATTGTCGATGAGGCCAGTATGATAGGAGACCAAGCTAATTCGGAGAATATGTTTGGGTCTGGTAATCTTTTGGCTGATTTGCTCCGGTATGTTTATTCTGGTGAGGCTTGTCAACTTATTCTCGTAGGAGATGTAGCGCAGCTGCCACCAGTTGGATTAACACTTAGCCCGGCCTTGCGCGAAACCGTAATTAGTGAATTTGGTAAAGATGTACGCGTTTGTACTCTGCGTGAAGTGATCAGGCAAACCAGAGAGTCCGGAATTTTACTTAATGCGACTCGAATAAGAACGCAATTGGCCGAGAAAAAATATGAGATACCCCGTTTTAAGATAGATGGATTGCCTGACATTGAACGTCTTTCGGGTAATGATTTTGTCGAGGTTTTGCAAGACGCCTATCAAAAGAAAGGGTTACATAATGTAGCTGTTGTAACCCGGTCAAATAAACAGGCAAATATGTACAATCAGGGAATACGAAATCAGGTTTTATGGTATGAAAGCGAACTTACACCTGATGACAGGCTTATGGTAGTAAAAAACAATTACTATTGGGCCCGCGATTTCGATAATACTGATTTTATTGCCAATGGCGATTTTATCAAAATCATAGCAATAAAAAAGTATGAGGAAAAGTATGGTTTTCGTTTTGCCGATGTAACCATTATGCCAGAAGATTATACAGATACTGAAATTGACGTCAAAATCATACTGGATGCATTGATTAGTGAGGCCCCTAATTTAAACGGACAGCAAAATAAAGATCTGTTTTACTCAATAGAAGGTGAATATTCGCAAATTAAATCAAAAAAGAAAAGATTCGAAGCTATACGTGAAGATCCTTATTATAATGCATTACAGGTGAAATATGCCTATGCTTTTACCTGCCATAAATCGCAGGGAGGCCAGTGGGATACTGTTTTTGTCGATCCCGGTTATTTTACAGAAGATATGTTGGGTGTAGATTATTTGAGGTGGTTATATACCGCTTTTACCAGGGCTCAGAATAAACTATACCTCGTTAATTTTAAAAATGAATTTTTCGATGAGGCATAA
- a CDS encoding AMP-dependent synthetase/ligase has product MQTIIDLFENSVEKYADNPFMWEKRQGKYEPTSYKETLAQVEVLANGLLSIGVKPNDHIALLSEGRNHWIVSELGILYTGAVNIPLSIKLEANEVLFRINHSESRFLVVSNQQSVKIDKIKKDFSHIEKIIYLDEKNLNTTEAISLDELLKSGKKFKEAHSNELQNRKKEIKGDHWANITYTSGTTSDPKGIILTHRNYTANVDQAYSLMDIPESYKTLLILPLDHCFAHVAGIYSFMGKGASLAMVESGKNPLQTLKNIPVNIKEIKPDLLLSVPALAKNFKKNIDAGIKAKGKTMWNLYQFALKNAYSYNKEGFNKGANGSAWRKPLVKLFDKILFEKVRAFFGGQLKFFIGGGALLDIELQRYFYAIGIPMMQGYGLSEATPIISSNALHKHKLGSSGFLVNNLELKICDDEGREVPGGEKGEIVVKGENVMYGYWKNDNATTDTIRNGWLHTGDMGYIDKDNFLYVLGRFKSLLISNDGEKYSPEAIEEALTEKTIYIDQVVLHNNQNPYTIGLIYPNYEAIKSALRNDNLSINHEKGKKQALQLIQSEINHFRKGGRFEGEFPERWLPSAIAVLEEGFNEQNKMMNSTMKIVRGKVTDYYRERIDYLYNKNGKDITNEINMKALEKISQN; this is encoded by the coding sequence ATGCAGACGATTATTGACTTGTTTGAAAATAGTGTAGAAAAATATGCTGACAACCCATTTATGTGGGAAAAACGGCAAGGAAAATACGAGCCTACATCTTACAAGGAAACATTAGCTCAGGTAGAAGTTTTGGCCAACGGGCTTTTATCCATTGGAGTTAAACCCAATGACCATATTGCTCTCCTAAGTGAAGGCCGAAACCATTGGATAGTAAGCGAATTGGGTATTCTTTATACCGGAGCTGTTAATATTCCCCTTTCCATAAAACTGGAAGCCAATGAAGTACTATTCAGAATCAATCATTCAGAATCTCGCTTTTTGGTTGTTTCAAATCAACAATCGGTCAAAATAGATAAAATCAAAAAAGATTTTTCGCATATTGAAAAAATCATTTATCTGGATGAAAAAAACCTCAATACGACTGAAGCCATTTCGCTTGATGAACTATTAAAATCAGGCAAAAAATTCAAAGAAGCGCACAGTAATGAGCTACAAAACAGGAAAAAAGAGATAAAAGGAGATCATTGGGCAAACATTACTTACACCTCAGGAACAACTTCTGATCCTAAGGGTATTATCCTGACTCACAGGAATTATACAGCAAATGTTGACCAGGCTTATAGTTTAATGGATATACCCGAGAGCTATAAAACCCTGTTAATTTTACCGCTTGACCACTGCTTTGCGCATGTAGCGGGCATCTACAGTTTCATGGGGAAAGGGGCATCACTAGCAATGGTTGAGTCTGGCAAGAACCCGTTGCAAACCCTGAAGAATATCCCGGTCAATATTAAAGAGATAAAACCTGACCTTCTCCTAAGCGTGCCGGCTCTTGCTAAAAATTTCAAAAAGAATATTGATGCAGGTATAAAAGCAAAAGGCAAAACCATGTGGAATTTATATCAGTTTGCTTTAAAAAATGCCTATAGCTACAACAAAGAAGGTTTCAATAAAGGAGCAAATGGATCAGCATGGCGCAAGCCGCTTGTAAAGCTTTTCGATAAGATTTTATTCGAAAAGGTACGGGCGTTTTTTGGCGGTCAGCTGAAATTCTTCATTGGAGGCGGAGCCCTTCTTGACATTGAGTTACAGCGATACTTCTACGCCATTGGAATCCCCATGATGCAGGGATATGGATTGTCTGAAGCAACCCCAATTATCAGCTCAAATGCACTTCATAAGCACAAATTGGGTAGTAGTGGTTTTTTAGTCAATAACCTTGAGCTAAAAATTTGCGACGACGAAGGCAGGGAAGTGCCGGGAGGTGAAAAAGGCGAAATAGTTGTGAAAGGTGAAAATGTGATGTATGGTTACTGGAAAAACGATAATGCAACCACGGATACTATAAGAAATGGCTGGCTGCACACCGGAGATATGGGATATATCGATAAAGATAATTTCCTGTATGTACTGGGCAGATTCAAAAGTTTGCTAATTAGTAATGATGGTGAAAAATACAGTCCTGAAGCAATAGAAGAAGCTCTGACTGAAAAAACAATTTACATTGACCAGGTCGTGCTTCACAACAATCAGAATCCATATACAATTGGACTGATCTATCCGAATTACGAAGCCATTAAAAGCGCATTACGCAATGACAACCTTTCAATAAACCATGAAAAAGGGAAAAAACAAGCCCTGCAACTAATCCAGTCTGAAATTAACCACTTTAGAAAAGGTGGACGTTTCGAAGGTGAGTTCCCTGAAAGATGGCTTCCATCTGCCATAGCAGTTCTTGAAGAAGGGTTTAATGAGCAAAATAAGATGATGAACAGCACAATGAAAATTGTACGAGGTAAAGTAACCGATTATTATCGCGAACGTATTGATTACCTTTACAATAAAAACGGGAAAGATATCACAAATGAAATTAATATGAAGGCACTGGAAAAAATCAGCCAGAATTAA
- a CDS encoding TIGR00730 family Rossman fold protein: MNNTLKICVFCGSHEGTDSFFREQTQALGVLLAKQNYELVYGGANVGLMKVLAENFMQNGGNATGIIPDFLAEKHLVQPGLNNTIVVESMHERKFKMAALADAFIALPGGYGTLEELFEVITASQLSLHKKPIVLGNFHGFYDQLLAHRENMIQNGFVDSSHRNTFVDAANAREIILALQQYIAPETPKYVDEVRKKYNDKA; the protein is encoded by the coding sequence ATGAACAACACATTAAAAATATGCGTCTTCTGCGGTTCACACGAAGGAACCGACTCCTTTTTCAGGGAGCAAACCCAGGCTCTTGGCGTTCTTTTGGCGAAGCAAAACTATGAACTGGTTTATGGTGGTGCAAATGTAGGGCTGATGAAAGTGCTTGCAGAAAATTTTATGCAAAACGGCGGAAATGCTACGGGCATTATTCCTGATTTCCTGGCAGAAAAACATCTGGTTCAACCGGGACTTAACAATACAATAGTAGTTGAAAGTATGCATGAAAGAAAATTCAAGATGGCCGCTCTGGCTGATGCTTTTATTGCCCTTCCCGGAGGATATGGCACTCTTGAAGAACTGTTTGAGGTAATAACAGCATCGCAGCTTTCTTTGCATAAAAAACCCATTGTATTGGGAAACTTTCATGGTTTCTATGATCAGTTGCTGGCCCATCGAGAAAATATGATCCAGAATGGATTTGTTGATTCCAGCCATCGCAACACCTTTGTGGATGCAGCAAATGCCAGAGAAATAATATTGGCCTTGCAACAATACATTGCTCCGGAAACTCCAAAATACGTAGACGAAGTTCGCAAAAAATATAATGACAAAGCATAA
- a CDS encoding RsmD family RNA methyltransferase, translating into MRIISGTHKGKQIKLPPNLKARPTTDQAREGLFNILSNRFDFDKIKIADLFGGTGAISFEFASRGVKEIFCIEIAPAHFRFINKNTKELGFGAIKTFRTNAFNAIQKLPKKHFDLIFADPPFDLPNKSKIIEDVMEASVLNNGILILEHSDKENFNQSTYFIEQRNYGKVCFSFFKDISQ; encoded by the coding sequence ATGCGGATCATAAGCGGAACACATAAAGGAAAACAAATTAAACTACCCCCCAACCTAAAGGCACGACCAACTACAGATCAGGCCAGAGAAGGGTTGTTTAACATATTAAGTAACAGATTCGACTTTGATAAAATAAAAATAGCCGACCTTTTTGGTGGAACCGGTGCTATTTCATTCGAGTTCGCATCTCGTGGAGTAAAGGAAATTTTTTGTATTGAAATCGCCCCTGCACATTTCAGATTCATCAACAAAAACACAAAAGAACTTGGTTTTGGAGCAATAAAAACATTCAGAACCAATGCTTTTAATGCAATCCAAAAATTACCAAAAAAACATTTTGATTTAATATTTGCCGACCCACCATTTGACCTGCCCAATAAGTCTAAAATCATAGAAGATGTAATGGAGGCTAGCGTTTTAAATAACGGAATTCTGATTTTAGAACACAGCGACAAAGAAAATTTCAATCAAAGCACTTACTTCATAGAGCAGCGGAATTACGGCAAAGTATGTTTCTCGTTTTTTAAAGATATCAGTCAATAG
- a CDS encoding DUF3822 family protein, translating to MNYTVSTIEKIDERFDFNNTSKYIKSIQLSLNGFSYIATNPEESTHLALRHYDFGTEIPIKRLLDIVADLFKNEDILAGYHNHINLSYVSRPWAMVPEMLFSKNSINNLLDINYKADEFSDAAYCKIPGSNIIIASRIPTKLVNLLDDKSSKLNIIPHQAAFLYNGLQTLKHNNNERAFFMAVHDQFFELAYFKENEIKFYNNFPYNQYADVLYYTLAAMEKLEVNPAHSSLFLQGNDLVKEIIPNEIKKHIKNVYLDNQLYKEQYTYHFDQLPMYKYKLLTGIYRCGS from the coding sequence ATGAATTATACCGTTTCGACGATCGAGAAAATCGACGAAAGATTCGACTTTAATAATACGTCAAAATATATAAAATCCATTCAGCTCAGCCTGAATGGATTTTCTTATATTGCTACCAACCCTGAGGAAAGTACGCATCTTGCCCTGCGACATTATGATTTCGGTACAGAGATACCCATAAAACGGTTACTCGATATTGTTGCTGACCTTTTTAAAAATGAAGATATCTTGGCAGGTTACCACAATCATATCAACCTTTCTTATGTAAGCAGGCCATGGGCAATGGTGCCTGAAATGTTGTTCAGCAAAAACAGCATTAACAACCTTTTAGACATCAACTACAAAGCAGATGAATTTTCAGATGCTGCATACTGTAAAATACCGGGTTCAAACATAATTATAGCTTCACGTATTCCGACCAAGCTTGTAAATTTACTTGATGATAAATCATCAAAACTCAATATTATTCCACATCAAGCTGCATTTTTATACAACGGGTTGCAAACCCTAAAGCACAACAACAATGAGCGTGCTTTTTTCATGGCCGTTCACGATCAGTTTTTTGAACTTGCCTATTTCAAAGAGAATGAAATAAAATTTTATAACAATTTCCCTTACAACCAGTATGCAGATGTACTCTATTACACTTTGGCTGCTATGGAAAAACTGGAAGTAAACCCGGCCCATTCAAGCCTTTTTCTTCAGGGTAATGATTTGGTTAAAGAGATTATACCTAACGAAATTAAGAAACACATCAAGAATGTGTATTTGGATAACCAATTATACAAAGAACAATACACTTATCATTTCGACCAGCTCCCCATGTATAAATACAAACTTTTAACAGGAATATACAGATGCGGATCATAA